GTCGGGTACCCGGTCGCGCGGGACCAGCCGCACGGTGCCGCCGCCCAGCAGCGGAAGCAGCGTCTCGAACAGCCAGATGTCGAAGGCGAAGGAGGCGAGCGAGGGCACGCGGTCGCCGGCACCGAGCCCGAACGCGTCGCGCGCGGCGGCCAGCGTGGCGCCGACGCTCCCGTGCGGCACGCGCACGCCCTTGGGACGGCCGGTGGAGCCGGAGGTGTAGATGACGTACGCCAGGTGGCCCGGCGTGAGCCCGCCGCGCACCGGGTTGGTCGCGGGGAGCGAAGCCGACGCCGGCGCCGCGGCGTCCAGCTCGACCACGGGAAGGGTGGCGTCGGCGAACAGGGGGCGCAGCGCGGCCCCGGTGAGGAGCGCCGCGGGCGCGCCGTCCTCCAGCATGTAGCGCAGCCGCTCTCGGGGATACGCGGGGTCGAGCGGGAGATACGCCCCGCCCGCCTTCAGCACGGCCAGCACCCCCACCACCATCTCCAGGCCCCGCTCCGCGCAGATCCCCACCCGCGCGTCCGGCCCCACGCCCAGGGCGCGGAGGTGGTGCGCCAGCCGGTTCGCCCGCGCGTTCAGCTCCGCGTAGCTCAGCGTCTCGTCCTCGAAAACGAGCGCGGCCGCGCCGGGCGTGCGCTCCACCTGCGCCTCGAACAGCTCGTGGAGGCACGTGCCGGAGGGAAGGTCGACGTCGCCGGGGCGAAGCGCCGGATCAGCAAGCGCGGGCGCGTGGATGGCTCCAGCGTCCGGGATGGCTTCCTGTCCTTCGATCGTGGGCGTCGCCATGCCAGTGGGAAAGAGCGAAAACGGTTACGCGGAAGCGAGCAGGCTTCCGCGGGATCGAAAGCCGGCGGGACTTTCGTCAGATCTGGTCGTCTAGCGCCCGCGCGTCGCGCTCCTCCGCCAGCCGCGGCGAAGGGGCGCCGGCCGCGTCTGGATCATCAGATGTTCCCGCGGCGTTCCTGCTCGCGCTCCACCGCCGAACAGCGCCTTGTGTTCCCGGAGCCGAAGCCCTGGGCGCCGTCGCCGTGCAGCGCCGCGTGCCGGGCGATCGGCGAGTCGGGGGCCACCCCGCTGGTGAGCACCAGGCGGTTGCCGCCCTGCTCCATGACGATCGAGAACCGGTCGCACACGCCGGTCTCCAGCCCCGCTCGCGCCACCGGGCGGACACCGAACATGCTGCGCCGCGAGGAGGCGCGCCTCCGCCGCGGCGCTGCCGCGCGGCGCCCGGACAGCGTTCCCGGGTAAAATGACGTGTGACACGTGTGGACGGACCGCCCCTCCCGGGAGTCCGGCGGCGGCATCAGCGCCGCCGTGGCCCTGGAAAGACAGATGCCCTTACGTGATCAGCCAAGTTTCGTGGTTACAGTACTTTACTCAATCGCATCCCCCCGCGTCAACCTCACCGCCCGCTCTGAGGAGCCGCAGGAAGGGGAGTGACCCTCTATTTCGGCTGATAAGGATCGCAGCCGAACGGCGACGAAGGTCGTCACACCGCGGGGCGGAAGAAGAACGACCTGCGGTGGGTGATCCGGCCGTCGGCCAGCCGGTAGAAGTCGGCGAACGACTCGTCGATGGGGCTTCCGTCGCGGTGCACGCCCACGAAGCGGCCCCGGCAGGCGGCATTCCCCCCGTCGACCAGCACCGCTTCCAGACGATGCTCGCCGCTCGCGATCACGCGCTCGTGGCGGTAGAAGCGGTCCAGCCGCTCCAGTCCCTCGAACGGCTCGTAGCCGGGGCGCTCGTACACGGCGCCGGGGGCGAAGAAGTCGGGGAGCCGGTCCCACTCGCGCGCGTCGATCGCGCGGAACATCTCGCGGATCATGTTCTCCCCGGTGAACGGCGCCTGCGCCGGGATCCCTGCCGGGTCGATCTGCGTGTCCATCCAGAACCTCCTGGGGCTGGGTCGAGGGGGTGGGATGATCGCTACACGGCCGCGAGCTCCGGGTCCGTGGCGTCCGGCGGGGCGGCGGCCCCGGAGGCGGGCGCCTCGGAGACGTAGTCCAGCCACCCCCAGCGGTCCTCGGTGCGGCCGTCGAACAGGCCGAAGAAGAGGCGCTGCAGCTCGGCGGTCACGGGGCCGCGGCCGCCGCTTCCCACCGGCACTCCGTCGACCGAGCGGATGGGGGTGACCTCGGCCGCGGTGCCGGTGAAGAAGAGCTCGTCGGCCACGTACAGCGCCTCGCGCGGGGCGGTCTGCTCGCGCACCTCCAGCCCCAGCTCGCGCGCCAGCGTGATCACGGTGTCGCGCGTGATGCCGGGGAGCACGGCCGCGGCGGTGGGCGGCGTGAAGAGGACCCCGTTGCGCACGAGGAACAGATTCTCGCCGGGCCCCTCGCTGAGCAGACCGCTGCTGTCCAGCGCGATGGCCTCGGCGTAGCCGTGGCGGTGCGCCTCGATGCTCATCAGTTGCGACGACAGGTAGTTGCCCGCGGCCTTGGCCATGGTGGGCATGGTGTTGGGCGCCAGGCGCTGCCACGACGAGACGCCCACGTCGACCCCCTCCTCGAGCGCGCCGGTCCCCAGGTAGGTGCCCCAGTTCAGCGCGGCCACAATCACCTCCACCGGCTTCCCCAGCGGGTTGGTGCCCAGCGGCCCGCGTCCCAGGAAGGCCAGCGGGCGCAGGTAGGCGCTGCGCACCCGGTTCTCGCGCACGACCTGGTGGCACGCCGCCGCCAGCTGGCCGGGGTCGTACGGCATGGGCATGCGGTACATCCGGGCCGAGTCGGCCAGGCGCAGCAGGTGCGCGTCGAGGCGGAATATGGCGGGGCCGCGCGGGGTGTCGTAGCAGCGGATCCCCTCGAACACCGCGGCGCCCATGTGCAGCGCGTAGGTCATCACGTGCACGGTGGCGCTTTCCCAGGGCACCATCCGTCCATTGAACCAGATCCATTCGGTCTCGGGACTCGACACGGGCAACTCCGGCGGTGGATCGTTAGCGGGCAAGGGAGAGGGCGTCCCCCTCACGGGACGGACGCAGCAGCCGCCCCAGCCGCGCGATGCCGTCGTGGATCTCGTCCGTGGTGGTGCGCGAGAAGTTCAGCCGCAGGGCGTCGCCGCCCCGCTCGCCGCCGCGCGCGCAGAAGGCGCGGCCGGGGACGAAGGCAACGCCGGCCTCCTCGACCGCGCGGCGCAGCAGCGCCGTGGTGTCGGTCCCCGGCGTCTGCACCCAGACGAAGATCCCGGCGCTCGGGCAGCTCCACCGCGCGTCGGCGGGAAAGTGGGCGGCCAGCGCGGCCAGCATGGCGTCGCGGCGGGCGGTGTACGCCCCGCGCACCCGCGCCAGGTGCGCGCCGATGTCCTCGCGGTCCAGGAACGCGGCCAGGGTGCGCTGCGCGAACGAGCACACGTCCAGGTCGCTTCCGTGCTTGAGGATGGAGAGCCGCTGCACCAGCTCCGGGGGCGCCACCACCCACCCCGACCGCAACCCCGGCGCAATGATCTTGCTGAACGAACCCACATACAGCGTCCACCGGGGCTCCAGGGCCCGCACGGCGGCGGGGGGCTCGCCATCGTAGCCCAGCAGGCCGTAGGCGTCGTCCTCGATCACCGGCACGCCGTAGCGCGCGGCCAGCTCCGCCAGCCGCCGCCGGTTCGCGGCGGGCATGCTGGTGCCCAGCGGGTTGTGCCCCTCGGGAATGGCGTAGACCAGGGCGGGGCGCTCGCCACCGGCCAGCAGGGCCTCCAGCGCGTCCAGGTCCATCCCCGTCTGCAGGTCTGACGGAACGGTCAGCAGTCGGGGCTGCAGGGGGCGCAGGGCGTTCACCATCCCGTCGTACGCCGTCTCCTCCACGACCACCGTGTCGCCGGGGGTCACCAGCAGCTTGCCCAGCAGGCTCATGGCGTGCTGCGCCCCGGAGGTCAGGAACACCTCCGCCTCGGTGCACCGCACCCCACGGCGGGCCATCAGCTCCACCACGTGCGCGCGCAGGCGGTCCACGGGCAGCCCGTACTGCAGCGCGTCGGGCTCGGTGCGCAGCACGTGCTGCGCGGCGCGAGCGTACGCCCGTACGGGAAACAGCTCCGCCGCGGGCATCCCCAGCGCGAACGAGAGCAGCCCCGGCCGGGAGAGCAGCTCGTGGATCTCGCGCAGGGACGACTGCTTGAGGTCCCGCGTCCAGGCGGCCAGCGGGATCTCCGCCGCGGCGGCGGCAGGAGGCGAGGTCACGGGCGGTCCTTTCGCAAGGGAGGGAGATGCGCGGGTGCGTCGAACACGGTCACGCGCCCTCCGCGCGGCGCCCAGCAGGACCTCGGTGTCTTGCAGCGAGAGCCTCCAGCGCGGCCAGGATGTCTTTCGGCGAGCCGCCTCCGCGGGCCAGCGCCTCCAGGTGGGCTCCGAAAGCGGGGCTCATCTGCCCGCAGGACCCCTGGTCTTGCCGGCTCACGTCCCTCCGGCGCCCGGGCGCGAAACGTTCGGCGGGGCAGGTAAACGTCGCCTGTTCGTCTGGAAAAGCTAATCATTCTACGCGAAAACCCGCAACCCGACGCACATTGTACGAATCCCCCGCCTTACGCCTCGAAAGGTGCGACAACCCGAGGCAGCGATGCGCACCGTGGCAGAACGCCAGGTGCGGGTTTGGCTCTGCGTCGCCTTCGCACGACTGATCCGCACCTCCACGCGGCGAAATTTCCCTCCCCTTCGCTTGATGGTACCTCCCATGAAACGCATGCAGTGGCTGATCGCCCGCGGGCACCGCGACAGCGCGGCGGCCACCGGATGCCGGAGAATCTCGCGGATGCCGTTCGCCATGATCGATCGGAAGCCCGGCCGAGACGAACCTGCCCCGCCCGCGCTGGCTGACGACGTCGCCGCGATGCGTGCTGAGATTCAGCGCCTTCGGGAAGAGCTCCAGTTGGCGAAGGCGGCATGAACACACGATCGGCCCGCAGGGACACCCTGCGGGCCGATCGTAACTCCCGGCGTTGTCCGGCGAAACTCCCGGTGAGCGCCTCAGAAACCCGGCACATACAGGCGAATCAGTACATGTCGCCCATGCCGCCGCCGGGCATGCCGCCCGGGGCGCCGGCGCTCTCCGGCTCCGGCTTCTCGACCACGATCGACCCGGTGGTCAGCAACAGCCGGCGATGGACGCCGCGTTCTGCAGCGCGGTGCGGGTGACCTTGGTGGGGTCGATCACGCCCGCCTGCACCCGGTCCTCGTACTCGTCGGTGCGGGCGTTGTAGCCGTACGCCGGGTTCCCGTTCTCGCGCACCCCGGGCGCAGCAGCGCCACGCCGCCGCCGGGCACGATCCCCTCCTCCAAGGCCGCGCGCGTCACGTGAAGGGCGTCCACGCGGGCTCGCCGGGCCTTCGCGAGTTCCCGGCTGCTCACCGGAACTGCACGCGGATTGCCTGAGACGCCGCTCGCGAAGCTACGCCCGCCGCGCACGGAGCCAGTCGTGATAGTGGTCGTCCAGAAGCTCGTCCCCGGTCACCCATTCTCCGTCCGCAAACGTCCATTCAACCGTTCTCAACTGGTGGATGAAGAGCGTGAGGAACGCGTCGAACGAGGGGGCGATCACCATCTTCTCGTCCTCGTCCCTGCCGAAGACGATGACCTGGCCAACGGTGCCACGGACGTCCGGGTCCAGGTCTATCCCGATGTGATTGCCGCCAAAGTCGTGGGTCAGCGGGATCCAGCGCCGGTTCCAGTAGAGCGGCTTGACGAAGCCCTCGGGCCACGACGACATGTCGCCGGCCAGCGTTGAGTTCATCTCTTCGATCTCGGCCTCGTCCAGAACGGACCAGTTCTGCCGGATTCCATCGATGGACAGGAATTCCAGTCCGAACACGAGACCTGGCCCGGGCCCCTGTCCATCGTGCACGGCCAGAAACTGCCTGACCGAATCCGGGAGTTCCACGCGCAGGTCGGTCTCCAGTTCGCGGATGCGTCCGGGAGATGCCCCTGCGTTCAGGTTGAAGGCGTCCAGACAGTTCCTGTCGCGCAGGATGGATTCGATCTCGTCCCAGTACCAGTGGCTCACGCTTGACTCCCGCATCGGCCCACGTGATGGAAGGCATCATCGAACGCGCCGTAACGATAACGAGGGACACGCTGGCGGCAAGAAAACGGCCCCGCCCCCTCGTTGCCGAGGGAGCGGGGCCGTCCTTCATCTACCGAGTGACCGCTGGCCCGTCAGGACCGGGCCTGTCTCAGTACATGTCGCCCATGCCGCCGCCGGGCATGCCGCCCGGGGCGCCGGCGCCCTTGGGCTCCGGCTTCTCGACCACCACGCTCTCGGTGGTCAGCAGCAGGCCGGCGATCGACGCGGCGTTCTGCAGCGCCGTGCGGGTGACCTTGGTGGGGTCGATCACGCCCGCCTGCACCAGGTCCTCGTACTCGTCGGTGCGGGCGTTGTAGCCGTACGCCGGGTTCCCGTTCTCGCGCACCTTGGCCACCACGATCGAGCCCTCGACCCCGGCGTTGTTCGCGATCTGGCGGATGGGCTCCTCCAGCGCGCGCTCGATGATGCGGACGCCGATGTTCTCGTCCTCGTCCTCGAGCTTCAGCTCCTTCAGCGCCGCCTGGGCGCGCAGCAGCGCCACGCCGCCCCCGGGCACGATCCCCTCCTCCACGGCCGCGCGCGTCGCGTGCAGGGCGTCCTCCACGCGGGCCTTCTTCTCCTTCATCTCCGTCTCGGTGGCGGCGCCCACGTTGATCACCGCCACGCCGCCGGCCAGCTTGGCGAGGCGCTCCTGCAGCTTCTCGCGGTCGTAGTCGCTGGTGGTCTTCTCCACCGCCGCCCGGATCTCCTTGATGCGGCCCTGGATGGCGTCGGGGGTGCCGGCGCCGTCCACGATGGTGGTGTTGTCCTTGTCGACCACGATGCGCTTGGCGCGGCCGAGATCCGACAGGACGGTGTTCTCCAGCTTGAACCCGACCTCCTCGCTGATCACCTGCCCGCCGGTGAGCACCGCGATGTCCTGCAGCATGGACTTGCGGCGGTCACCGAAGCCCGGCGCCTTCACCGCGGCGATCTTCAGCGTGCCGCGCAGCTTGTTCACCACCAGCGTGGCCAGCGCCTCGCCCTCCACGTCCTCGGCGATGATCAGGAGCGGGCGGCCCATCTGCGCCACCTTCTCCAGCACCGGGAGAAGGTCCTTCATGTTGCTGATCTTCTTGTCGTGGATCAGGATCAGCGCGTCCTCGAGGGCGGCCTCCATGCGGTCCGGGTCGGTGATGAAGTACGGCGACAGGTAGCCGCGGTCGAACTGCATCCCCTCCACCGTCTCCAGCGTGGTCTCCAGCCCCTTGGCCTCCTCCACCGTGATCACGCCGTCCTTGCCCACCTTCTCCATGGCGTCGGCGATGAGGTTGCCGATCTCCTCGTCGCTGTTGGCCGAGATGGTGCCGACCTGGGCGATCTCCTTCTTCCCGGCCGTCTCCACCGACATGCTCTTCAGCTCGGCGATCACGCGCTCCACGGCCTTGTCGATGCCGCGCTTCAGCGACATGGGGTTGGCGCCGGCGGTCACGTTCTTCAGCCCCTCGCGGAACACGGCCTGGGCCAGCACGGTGGCGGTGGTGGTGCCGTCGCCGGCCAGGTCGCTGGTCTTGGTGGCGACCTCCTTCACCATCTGCGCGCCCATGTTCTCGATCGGGTGGTCGAGCTCCACTTCCTTCGCCACGGTCACGCCGTCCTTGGTGATGAGCGGCGAGCCGAACTTGCGGTCGATCACCACGTTGCGGCCCTTGGGGCCCAGCGTGACCTTCACGGCCTCGGCCAGCTGGTCCACGCCCTTCTTCAGCGCGGCGCGGGCGTCGACGCCGAACGTCAGCTCCTTGGCAGCCATCGGATCAATCTCCTGTGGGAGAGTTCAGTAGTCGTTCTAAAGGGAGATGCGAAGTGCGCCGCCGGACTTTTAGCCGACGATCGCGAGCACGTCGCTCTCGCGCAGGATCAGGTACTGCTCGTTGTCGACGGTCACCTCGGTGCCGCTGTACTTCCCGTACAGCACCTTGTCGCCGACCTTCAGCTCCATGTCGATGCGCTTGCCCTCGTCCGAGAGCTTGCCGGGTCCGACCGCCATCACCTCGCCCTGCTGCGGCTTTTCCTTGGCGGTATCGGGAATGTACAGCCCGCCGCGCATCGTCTCCGTGTCTTCCAGCGCCTTCACGACGACGCGGTCTGCCAGCGGCTTTACCTTGACCTCGGTCGCGGTTGCCATGGATCAAGCCTCCCGTTCTGTGGATGGGTTACTGTATGATCTGCTGTTAGCACTCATCCACCGCGAGTGCTAACGACAAGCGCGAAGATAACCTTTCGCTTCGCGCTGTCAAGCAGCGACGTGCACCCGCACGTGCCCGTGGGATGCTTCGCGGCAGAGACAAACCGCGTGCCGCGGCGCGCTTGTCAGATTGGCGGGGAGATGCGCCGCGGCGGCTCGCGGGCTGTCAGAAGTGCGGAAGTGCGCCCGCACCCTCGCGAAAGGCGGCTGAAGCCGCGGCAACCACGAGGGTAGCCTCGCAAACCGCGCGAGGCTGGAGGATGCGGCGCAACCGTCGCGGAAGGGCGGCGGAGGGCTCGGCATGCGGTGAGTTATCGCGGATTTTTTAATGGACACCCAATCCTCGGGGCGCCGGGGCTGCCGGTCTTCGCATCATCCCGATCGAGCAGTTTGGAGCGGATGTTTATGCGCGGTGCGGCGGACGCGCGCTCAGGCTCGTCCACGACGCCGTGGCGAGCCCGGCATTGTCAACTGCGTCAACGGGAACGCTTCAACGTTCTTCGGCCGCGCCGGGCGGAAATGCGATGCGGGCCGTGCGGTGACACCGCCGGCCCGCGAACATCGGGATGATGCGTCTGCTCAGATGCAGATGTACTGCTGGCTGCAGCAGGGCGGAACCGACGCGCCGGGGTTCGTGGGCGGCGCGAACTCGACCTCGGTGGACCGGGCGCGCGGCTCGAACGTCTCCACGCGCAGCGCGTCGATCGACAGCTTCTTCCGCGGGCTCTCCATCATCTTCATCGGCTGAATCCTTTACGGTTCGGGAGGATTGGACATCACCCGCAGAGCTGCGGGCCGGTGCAGCAGGGGCACCCGGATTCGTACTGCGTGGGGCACCAGGTGCACGCGCTGGCGGACCGCATCCCCAGCTGCGGGATCTCGATCTCCGGCGCGGCCGGGAAGGTGTCGACCACGAGCGTGTCCACCGCGAGCCGCAGCCGCGGCCGCTTCTTCGCCATCGTCATCCTGCCTCCGCTGGAAGACGGCTACGCCCGGCAGGCCGGATAGCTGCACGGACAGGTGAACGGGTCCGAGCAGCAGGCGCAGGTAGAGTCGCGTCCCGTGTTGATGGTGGGCGGTGCGATGACCATCGCCTCGCCCGCCTCGAACGTCTCCACGCGCAGCGCGTCGACCGAAAGCCGCTGTTTCAGCGCGGTCGTGTGCGGCATCTTCATCGTTCGCCTCCTCGGAACAGGGTGATCCGTGGACGAAGCGTGGAGACGCAAAACACGCGCCGATCCGAACGCGCCTTCGTGGCGACCGCTGGAGCTTCAGCCCTCGACGGCGAAGATGGAGATGCCAGCGGTGGTGAGGGCGGCCAGCCGCCGCCCGTCCGGCGCGAAGCGCAGCGCGCGGACGGCGGCGCCGGCGTCGGTGGCCGGCGGCGGCTCGGGGGTGAAGTCGTTCCACACGCGGATGCCGTCGGCGGAGCCGGTGGCCAGCGTCCTCCCGTCGGGGGCGACGGCGAGCGCGGCCGGGCCGCCGGGGACGCGGATCCCGCCGCGCGAGGAGGGCGGATCGTCCATCATCGCCCAGAACGCCACCTCGCCGTCTCCGATCGCCGCGGCCAGCATCTGCGGCGCGGCGAGGTACTCGAGCGCGCGCACGTCTCCATTCACGGCCATGGCCGCGACGCGGCCGCGCGTCTCGCAGAACCACACCTCGACGCCGCCGCGGCCCACGGTGGCGAACACGCCGTCGCCCAGCCAGGCCACGGCGCGGCGCTGCTCGGCGAGACGCCATTCCGTCCCGGTGACGAGGTCGGCGATGGTGACGGCCTCGTCGCTGGCGGCGGCCAGCCACCGCCCGCCCGCCTCGGCGGCAAGCCGCGTGACGGGCGCGCGGCCGGCATCGAAGTGGAAGCCGGAGCGGCCGGACCCCAGGCCGATGGAGTGCACCTGCCCGTCGCGGTCGCCGATCACCAGCGTCCGCCGCGCGGCGACGAACGCCAGCGCGGTCACGTCGCCGCTGGTGCCCAGCTGCCCGCGCCGCGGCTCCGGCTGCGTGACATCGTACGCCCACACGCCCTCGTCGCCCGCCACGGCGAAGTGGCTGGCCGACATCCACACCCCGTCGCGCCACCCGGGCTCGGGGATCGTCTCCAGGTGCCGCAGCGCGGGCGGCTGCGGCGTGGACTGGCCGGCGGGCTCGGTGGCGGCGGCCGGAGCGGCGGGCGCGGCGTCGGGCGCGATGGGCGTGGCGGGCGTGGCGGTAGGCTGGGGATCGGACATGGCGGCGGGTCGGGTGAGAGGCGTCTCTGGGGATGATGGCGGACGGTCGACGGAGAATGTCGGTCGCGGGACGGAATCACGAAAGACGCGGGGCGCATCTCGCCTTCGATCGATGCCGATCCAGCCGGAGCCCTTGACTCGGCGCCGCCGGACGCGCATCCGTATCTCGCTCTTCGCGATTCGATCGAAATCTCCCCTGCACCCGCACGCGCTCACTGGCGCCCCCGCACGGGCATCGGCGCCCGCGCGTGCACGCGATCTCCATCTTCCTTCCGTCTCCCCATGACCCGCCGCCGTGAAGTGCAGCTCTCCGCCGCCATGCTCGCGGCGGTCTTCCTCTGCGCCACGCTGGCGCTGACGGATCGCACCGCGGCGGCGTTCGCCGCGCCTGCGTCCGTCTGCCCGGATTCGCTCCCGCTCCCCAGCACGGTGGGCGAGCAGGCGTACGAGGCGCTGCTGAACGGCTTCCTGGACGCGAAGTGCTATCGCGGCTGGGTGCACGACCGCGAGATCCGCAACACCGGGCCGTTCGTGGACGGGCGCAACTTCGGGACGCACCCGGCGGTGCGCGTGTACTACTCGCCGCGCGCGTGGGAGTGGATGACGGCGAAGCACCGGCAGGGGCGCATCGCCGACAACGCCATCATCGTCAAGGAGATGTACACGCCGCCCGCCGCGCCCGACGCCGCGCTGGAGGGGTGGACGACCATGGTGCGCGACTCGGCCGGCGCGTTCGACGGGTGGTACTGGGGCTACCACGGCGTGAACGACACGCCGCCGCCGGCCCTGGCCTACCCCAACTCCGGCTTCGGGCTGTACTGCACGCGCTGCCACGCCTCGGCCGAGAGCGAGCTGACCTTCTCCG
The window above is part of the Longimicrobium sp. genome. Proteins encoded here:
- a CDS encoding branched-chain amino acid transaminase translates to MPVSSPETEWIWFNGRMVPWESATVHVMTYALHMGAAVFEGIRCYDTPRGPAIFRLDAHLLRLADSARMYRMPMPYDPGQLAAACHQVVRENRVRSAYLRPLAFLGRGPLGTNPLGKPVEVIVAALNWGTYLGTGALEEGVDVGVSSWQRLAPNTMPTMAKAAGNYLSSQLMSIEAHRHGYAEAIALDSSGLLSEGPGENLFLVRNGVLFTPPTAAAVLPGITRDTVITLARELGLEVREQTAPREALYVADELFFTGTAAEVTPIRSVDGVPVGSGGRGPVTAELQRLFFGLFDGRTEDRWGWLDYVSEAPASGAAAPPDATDPELAAV
- a CDS encoding SMI1/KNR4 family protein, coding for MSHWYWDEIESILRDRNCLDAFNLNAGASPGRIRELETDLRVELPDSVRQFLAVHDGQGPGPGLVFGLEFLSIDGIRQNWSVLDEAEIEEMNSTLAGDMSSWPEGFVKPLYWNRRWIPLTHDFGGNHIGIDLDPDVRGTVGQVIVFGRDEDEKMVIAPSFDAFLTLFIHQLRTVEWTFADGEWVTGDELLDDHYHDWLRARRA
- a CDS encoding PLP-dependent aminotransferase family protein, translated to MTSPPAAAAAEIPLAAWTRDLKQSSLREIHELLSRPGLLSFALGMPAAELFPVRAYARAAQHVLRTEPDALQYGLPVDRLRAHVVELMARRGVRCTEAEVFLTSGAQHAMSLLGKLLVTPGDTVVVEETAYDGMVNALRPLQPRLLTVPSDLQTGMDLDALEALLAGGERPALVYAIPEGHNPLGTSMPAANRRRLAELAARYGVPVIEDDAYGLLGYDGEPPAAVRALEPRWTLYVGSFSKIIAPGLRSGWVVAPPELVQRLSILKHGSDLDVCSFAQRTLAAFLDREDIGAHLARVRGAYTARRDAMLAALAAHFPADARWSCPSAGIFVWVQTPGTDTTALLRRAVEEAGVAFVPGRAFCARGGERGGDALRLNFSRTTTDEIHDGIARLGRLLRPSREGDALSLAR
- a CDS encoding AMP-binding protein, which produces MATPTIEGQEAIPDAGAIHAPALADPALRPGDVDLPSGTCLHELFEAQVERTPGAAALVFEDETLSYAELNARANRLAHHLRALGVGPDARVGICAERGLEMVVGVLAVLKAGGAYLPLDPAYPRERLRYMLEDGAPAALLTGAALRPLFADATLPVVELDAAAPASASLPATNPVRGGLTPGHLAYVIYTSGSTGRPKGVRVPHGSVGATLAAARDAFGLGAGDRVPSLASFAFDIWLFETLLPLLGGGTVRLVPRDRVPDVPRLVEELAGCTALHAVPALMRRIVEEVRATPGGVPGTLRHAFVG
- the groL gene encoding chaperonin GroEL (60 kDa chaperone family; promotes refolding of misfolded polypeptides especially under stressful conditions; forms two stacked rings of heptamers to form a barrel-shaped 14mer; ends can be capped by GroES; misfolded proteins enter the barrel where they are refolded when GroES binds) produces the protein MAAKELTFGVDARAALKKGVDQLAEAVKVTLGPKGRNVVIDRKFGSPLITKDGVTVAKEVELDHPIENMGAQMVKEVATKTSDLAGDGTTTATVLAQAVFREGLKNVTAGANPMSLKRGIDKAVERVIAELKSMSVETAGKKEIAQVGTISANSDEEIGNLIADAMEKVGKDGVITVEEAKGLETTLETVEGMQFDRGYLSPYFITDPDRMEAALEDALILIHDKKISNMKDLLPVLEKVAQMGRPLLIIAEDVEGEALATLVVNKLRGTLKIAAVKAPGFGDRRKSMLQDIAVLTGGQVISEEVGFKLENTVLSDLGRAKRIVVDKDNTTIVDGAGTPDAIQGRIKEIRAAVEKTTSDYDREKLQERLAKLAGGVAVINVGAATETEMKEKKARVEDALHATRAAVEEGIVPGGGVALLRAQAALKELKLEDEDENIGVRIIERALEEPIRQIANNAGVEGSIVVAKVRENGNPAYGYNARTDEYEDLVQAGVIDPTKVTRTALQNAASIAGLLLTTESVVVEKPEPKGAGAPGGMPGGGMGDMY
- the groES gene encoding co-chaperone GroES, whose amino-acid sequence is MATATEVKVKPLADRVVVKALEDTETMRGGLYIPDTAKEKPQQGEVMAVGPGKLSDEGKRIDMELKVGDKVLYGKYSGTEVTVDNEQYLILRESDVLAIVG
- a CDS encoding nuclear transport factor 2 family protein, translating into MDTQIDPAGIPAQAPFTGENMIREMFRAIDAREWDRLPDFFAPGAVYERPGYEPFEGLERLDRFYRHERVIASGEHRLEAVLVDGGNAACRGRFVGVHRDGSPIDESFADFYRLADGRITHRRSFFFRPAV